One genomic window of Cannabis sativa cultivar Pink pepper isolate KNU-18-1 chromosome 2, ASM2916894v1, whole genome shotgun sequence includes the following:
- the LOC115719629 gene encoding E3 ubiquitin-protein ligase RDUF2, with the protein MASSATTTTSYLCYRCNRFVRICVNESVACPHCQTGFLEEIESTPSPLPEPVAETTHRHPFVATYMFGEESAQIPSSRRVRRGSSRRSALNPVIVLRGTVEEGGDGGLVEGERNSFQLFYDDGAGSGLRPLPTSMSEFLMGSGMDRLLEQLAQIEVTGFGRSENPPASKAAIESMPTIEIVDSHVGSESHCAVCKEAFELGTEAREMPCKHIYHSDCILPWLSLRNSCPVCRLELPTNQTTADPKLSPAAVDEETVGLTIWRLPGGGFAVGRFFSGGRGGEREVPVVYTEIDGGLHSGGAPRRVSWVSRRNRGGGESHGIGSVFRNMFSFLGRIRPNSNSSSSSSRTHTESGSLNRSRSYSIGSVFSRHMRRRNRAWVLDDQTGNERW; encoded by the coding sequence ATGGCTTCGTCCGCTACCACAACGACGTCGTATTTGTGTTATAGGTGCAACCGGTTCGTACGGATTTGCGTAAACGAATCGGTCGCTTGCCCCCACTGCCAAACTGGGTTTTTAGAAGAGATCGAGTCAACACCTTCGCCATTGCCGGAACCGGTTGCGGAGACTACTCACCGCCATCCTTTTGTAGCTACTTACATGTTTGGTGAAGAATCTGCTCAAATCCCGAGTTCACGTAGGGTTCGCCGTGGATCTTCTCGCCGATCCGCTTTGAACCCTGTAATCGTCTTACGTGGCACCGTCGAGGAAGGAGGTGATGGTGGTTTGGTTGAGGGCGAGAGGAATAGCTTTCAGTTGTTCTACGACGACGGTGCCGGTTCGGGTCTCCGGCCTCTCCCGACGAGTATGTCCGAGTTTTTAATGGGTTCCGGTATGGATAGGTTGTTGGAACAGCTTGCTCAGATTGAAGTTACCGGTTTTGGAAGATCCGAAAATCCACCGGCCTCCAAAGCTGCGATTGAGTCGATGCCGACGATTGAGATCGTCGATAGTCATGTAGGTTCAGAATCGCACTGTGCAGTGTGTAAAGAAGCTTTCGAGCTGGGTACGGAGGCCCGAGAAATGCCCTGTAAGCATATATACCACTCTGACTGTATCCTTCCATGGCTTTCTCTCCGAAACTCTTGCCCAGTTTGCCGGCTCGAGCTTCCGACGAACCAAACCACAGCTGATCCAAAGCTGTCGCCGGCGGCCGTAGACGAAGAGACTGTTGGTTTGACTATTTGGAGGCTTCCAGGAGGTGGTTTTGCGGTTGGGAGATTTTTCTCGGGCGGAAGAGGCGGCGAGAGGGAAGTACCTGTCGTTTATACAGAAATTGATGGTGGGCTCCATTCGGGTGGGGCTCCGAGAAGGGTTTCATGGGTATCGAGAAGAAATAGAGGAGGAGGAGAGAGTCATGGAATCGGCAGTGTTTTTCGTAACATGTTCTCGTTTTTGGGGAGAATAAGACCCAATTCTAATTCGTCTTCTTCATCGAGTCGGACTCATACTGAATCTGGTTCTCTTAATCGTAGTCGTAGTTACTCAATTGGTTCAGTGTTCAGTAGGCATATGCGGAGGCGTAACAGAGCTTGGGTTTTGGATGATCAGACTGGAAATGAACGGTGGTGA